In Phoenix dactylifera cultivar Barhee BC4 unplaced genomic scaffold, palm_55x_up_171113_PBpolish2nd_filt_p 000373F, whole genome shotgun sequence, the genomic window TCCATCTCACACAGTGATGAAAACCTAACCTTCTTTATTTAACAAAGTTACTCGCTCTGTTAATTAAAATTAAGGGTGTAGTTTGCTAGACTTTTTCTTCAAGAGCAAGACCACTATTGTTCAAAAGAACTAATGGAATAAACAACTAAGTTTGACAGATTAGCATCTTCATGAACACACATAACACACAAAACATATTACTGATTGCCAACAACATTTTTTTAATACATCTACTGCATGGAACTCTTGTGGCTTCAGTGTCCACCCAAACTGACTAATCTCACATCCGAACCATTCAGACCTATATTCTGCAACCATAACATAAGTGACAATATAACAGCCATGATCAAGAACAGTAGAGCCTTCCCTGAATGTATCAATATGAGAAATTACATTCCTAAACATTTATGAGTTATGACAATAATATACGATTCAACAACGCATGCTCATTAGCATAGGCACAACAATCCGTTCAGGGTTCATACAACATAGAGGGCTAAAAACAGAGCTACCTTGTTCTTGGCATCATAGTAGTACTTCCTTCCATCATTTGTAGTTACTAACGTCCAATTGGTACCAGCCAACTTCTCCCTGAGCAAAtaataagagaaaaagaaatagtaTTAAATATACGATATGCAATATGTATTATAAGTCATAACTCCCACTTTTCAGCAAATTAGAGAATGAGCCATCTTGCTGAGACCACAAGTAGAATATCAGAGATTGACTCTAGTGAGACACAATCATGTTACTACACAACAAGTGTGTGATATCAATAGCATGCCCATCGAAGATGTCAAGAACAATACTGTTACATATGGGTCCACAAGTACATGATACAAAAGATTGCATCAAGGCATATTTTCTAACATGATATCACTGATCATATACAGAGATTCTCTTATTGTAGAAAACTGGTGTTCTCTAACATGTTCCTTCTAAACAAATGTTTGTGGAGTCACTTGCAGTACTAGTCAATGCTATGTCCAACAAGCAGACAAGTGTTGTGTGAAGAAACATAACCCACTGCATGGTATCACAAGTCATAAAAAGTTTCAGCAACAGCAATTAGAATGTCCATACTAATTAAATGGTAATCTTTTGTGGCCAGATTCGCCAACCTTTCTTTTGTCATGGCCGTGCCTTTCTTAGACTCCTAGTGCAATGAGTATAGAAGGAAACAGAAGGTCACTCATATCTATGCCATCTCCCAATCAGATTCCCTACCCACATAATCTATTCAGTCATGGATCTTATGTTCGGCTTCTTAGTTTAATACGAAACAACCAgccaaaataattttatattttgaatttcaaaaagaAACCATGGATGAGAAGGCACATCAATTATCCCTCCCATTTACACCGCACTTCCTAATAGGGATTGAAGCACCAATATTGGTGGCTGTACCAGTACATTATCAGTATGTTATGGTAAATCCCTATCAATATGATATAACATAATGGCACATGGTACTGTATCATGTGTCAATACAGTACTCTACCGACGAGAAATATGACCAGACACCGTTATTCACCATCATGTACCACTATCTAAATCTTGTTTTCTAGAAATGTCTCCCCAAACACCTGAGGCTACTCCAACAGTCAACTTGAAGAAGAGTGTAAAAAACCAATACTCTTATCAGCATTTTTGCACTATGTATACCATGagaaactgatttttttttctggaaATGCAGTCTTAGCCTTAATCAGGAAGCATTACCCACACCAGTTTGAAGGATCAGGGCATAATCCAGGAAGGTGTGATGGACACTGAAACTGGCATCCTCTAAACTAAAGACAGATTTTTGactcatgcaactttgctatgaaACCTAGGACAGAaggcctcccccccccccctttttctgagagagaaagagagatggaGAGCAAAGACCTACTCAAGATTAACTAATCAGATACAGGTACTCCAGGGTGTGCCACCCAAGACTTCGACCTAGACCTTCCCCAAGGAGGGGGCAGGGGTATGATACTAGGCACGTTGGAAGATCTGCAATTTACTAGGGAGTTTAAGATCGAACTATTGAGAAGAAACCCTTAAGGTTTTCCAAACAGAATCCAAAAGAAAGGGAAGAgtgtaaaaaattaataaagggAGCCATCATTTTAAAGCATAAATTAAGTAGatgtttaaaatattatattggaGAGTGGGAAATCCATTTCCTTCTTCAATTTAATCCCTCTATTTTCTTTGGTGCAAAAATGAAAGCAATCTGTAGAAGAAATAACAAGTTTTTGAAACATTTCAATTGGTAAAATTATCTACCAATGAATGGTTAAGTCACATGACATACTTGACATGAATTAGAAAATTAAGCacaaatattaaatatttaaatcacTCACATGCCTCAAAATCCAATTACAGAATTTGAAATGCTTAAATTGGTAAAATTATCCATTATTGGATGTGCATAACATATTTATGCATgtattgaaaagaaaatccaTAACAATAAAGACAAGGTTTTTTcgataaaaaagaaaacataacaATCACAGATAATTCTATGCTCCAGAAAAGTTTGTTATTGATACAAGTTGCAGAATAGTTGAGCTCAAGACTATTGATAAGCATTTGATTTTATATGATCCTCATAAAGTTGAACCACATAAAAACAATTAGGCTTGCTGTTTACTGCATACCATGAAACTGGAGTTGATCGAGCTGTAACGTTCTCTGGCTGCCAAAGGAAACCAAAGAAAGCAGATTAGTTAAGTAGCATTACCAAATAATCATATGCTGTCACTAGAATGAAGTCATATTACTTGATATAACAAGTCCTCTGTGCAAATACCTCCCCCTTAAAACTGGAAGGCTTTTCATATGTTGACTCCCCAGTTACAGAATTGTAGTAGTATATGACACCTGATTCTGTCTTGTGTGCCGTCCAGGCATCTGCCTCTTCATTCTTGGTACTTTCTCCATCCTTGTGGGGATCATTAGCTTGTTTTTCATGATCTGCAGGAAATTGAACAGGCCAGTGACAGAAATTTCAAACTAGTGGTTGTTTACCCAGTTAATCAAGAGAAATAACCATACCAATGCCTATAGAAGGTGATTCTATGCCAACATTGCTCCCAGACTGACTAGATCCCACGGTGGTTGCAGCTGGTCCATGATTTGCCACCGTGGAAACACCAGGAGGCTGGATACTGGGCAAAGGAATAGCAGGAGGTGGCATGCCATGCAATGGCAAGTGAAAAGGAGTAGGAAGTACGCCAGAATATGGTAGAAATGGGGCTCGCTGCATGCCTCCAGCTTGAGGAGGATGCAACCAAAGAGCCTGAGGGGGTGGAATGGTGCCTGGTACTGAAGGATAAGGTGCATAAAACTGCTGCTGAATATTTTGTTGAACTGGAACTGGAGTAGAAGTTGGTGGCAGAGAAACAGGCGATGGAACCATGGGCCTCAAAGGAGAAGAATTTGTGGCTGCTGGTTGACTTGTAACAGTAGAGGAAACTGTTGCAGAATTAGGTATTCCAGGGAGTCCCGGTGTTCCAACAAGCCCTGCCATCCCAGGATGGCCAGTAAAAGATGGAGTACTTGGCATCAAAATGCCCGAAGAGTTTGCATTAGGATTTATACCCGAGGCTGTGGAGAAACTTGATGGCACAGTGGCTGACAATTGTGCAGACTGAGAATCAACTGATGTTGTAATGGTAGTGCCATCTTCTCTCGCAACAGCATCAGAGGTACCCTGTGATCATCAAAAAAGGGTaagattaattcattaaataatttttcacCATGCTAGCAAGAATTATGACCAAAAACATACTGTTGGAACCGCCAATGGCAACCGCATTGGTGCTGGACAACTTGGTGTAATAGCTCCAGGAACATTAGCACCAGGACGAACCGATTGCCCTGGAACTGGAGGTTGCAATGATCCAGCAGTAGTTGGTGGGGCAAACCTTCCACCTTGCAAGTTAACTTGATTTGCAGCCTGAAAAAGACAATAATAATGAAAACCAGAATTACAAATCCAATTACATAGAGAATAAGAATCATACAAATGACTTCCAATGGACAGGCCATGAGAATTACAGTAGTAAGTTGAAACTGCTGACCAGTTGCCGAGTTAGCATTAGCATTTGAAACCACATTATATGAAAATGAAGGTCTGTTTCCTAAAAATTGCCCCGGAACTGGTGGTTGAAGTGCTGATGCAGGCATTGGTGGAGTCAACCTCAAACCCTGCATTAAAATTGACTTGtataaattaaaaaagataTCAAACTGAGAAATTGAAACTTCGAAATATGAGGAGCACAAGAAACTGAACACTAACAGGAGCAGATGAAGATTGTTGAGCACTCCCAGATGAAGAGTTCACCCTAGGAAATACACTGTAAGAAAATGAAGGAGCAGGGATAACATAGCCTTGTGGGGTAGCAAATTTTGCTCGAACAGGATCTTGAGATGGAGTGTTTGCATTTACAACAACACCCCTTGGAGGTGGTTGGCCTACAGAGGTCATTGTTGAAACAGTGACAGTCATTGATGGACCAGAATCTGTAGTTGGAGGGGATGTTACTGAAGTTATTGCAGTTGTAGCTGGTCCTCCGACTGAAGAAACTACCGTTGTAGAAGCCATAACTGAAACTGGTGGACTTGTAGCTGGTCCTCCGACAGGTGACTCTAAACCTTGGGATTTAGGTGTTGTGCTCGCTTGTGCCTCCTGTGCTAGCCAAGCTGGTGTCGACATTGTCTCTGTGAAAGGACAAAGGTAACGTGTAACATATTAGTATATTACCGCATTTATGTAAAATATCCTTGATGCTTCACATATGTGGCAGTCATTTATATATTAAGACATCCAACAGGCAACACTTCCATATATATTGAAACTCTAATGAGAGGTATCAACCTCCAGTTAAAGTGTTATACTGGTTATaccatttaaataaaataaaaagacaaCAGAGTCATAGTTATGTTCGTTGGTATAAAAAAATGTAATATGCCAATACATCTCATATTTATACATTTTAATTACAATCCCATCACAATATATAATATACAGCAAGTAAGGGGAAACATACTGAGTTTAATGTCGGATATTTTTTTTGCAAGTTGAGCTCTGCTAAGATAACTGCCAGATAGCCAAAATGAGGTAGAAGAAAACCAGGATTTAGATCATGTTACGCAAGGTTCTAAATACTGATGCCAAACCTCTACCATATCGGAATGGTACTGATGTCAAACCTCTACCTAGCGATGGTACGTACCCAAACTGAAAGCTTCAAAACAAATGAAAAACTATAGATATACACCAGTATAATCAGTATAGCACTGCCAGTATGTATCGGTACACATGGTGTCGACGTCCCAGCAACCATACAGATGCTAATTTCGCATCAAAATGGCATGTTACTCATCGTATCTTCCTGTTATGGCAATTCTTGAAACCATGATGTTACGTATACATGATTGTAGTTACAATTGTAATTTTGTTAGACATTGAGATCATGGATAAACAAATAGAGaatgagaaacacaaagaagaaGCATTCTTCCAACCAATTGGGTAGGCTATGTGAATCTTATTTAAccattcattcatattatttttgcatcatatGACTGTTATCTTTTGAAAATCCTTCCTCACAACTTCCAATTGTGTTAACCCAAGTCTTCTCTTCATTTTTCTAGAAACTAGAACAAATGCAACCCCATCCTGACCTGCATAAAATTATTGCAATGTTCATACCATCTCATTAGGTTCTCCATCACCCAGAATTATGAACATTAACCTCACAACCAACTTGCAAATGTAAAGTTCAGAATTATGTCAAACAtccaattttaaaataaatacaaaaagaTCACAAATTATACGATCAACCTTAATTCCATTACTGCTAGAGATACAAAGCATAGACTTAGCAAGGACCCTTGTTTGCAAGTGATATGAAAGTAGAAACGACTAAAGTTATCTGATTCATTAAATAAAGTGGCTTCAGCAAATTTGAAAAGAAGTAAGCCATTGGAACTACATGGGATAGCAATAGAAGTTTAAAAAATGATTAAACAAGCTAAACATATGGTATAATATGAGGATCAAGGGAGTACACTGGTCTTCCAAGTTTAAAGACAAATAGTGGGCCTCTCCTCAGATACATTAAAGTACAATATAACTGATTTGGAAATTTATCTATTGCAACAACATATAATAATAAACATAATAAGGGTATGAAGCATTTTAAGTTGAAAAGGTAAAGAACCATATGGCCAACTATTAATATTTCTTTCTGCACCACCCCCTAGCTCCCCTTTGATAAGTCCAGCAATCAGGGGAAAGACAATAGGAAGGAGGAGTTGGGAGGCAAGAAGGTGAATGGAGATATTAAGGGAACAGAGGAACAATGATgcgtatagtttttttttttcttttgattgatcATGCATACAGATTTCAAAAGCAATTTATTGCAGATTTTTAGCCATCtgatttattattttgatgcatacaagGATTAATTTTgaggtcttttgagttaaaagttctAGATGCATAACTTGAGCTATACATGTTCATTTAGGCATTTGGGTTGTTGCAAAGCTAACTCCAATTCCTTCCAGTATTGTGTTCTGAGTTTTATCTAGTTCAATTTCAAAGTAGGCATAATATTTCCAAAAATGGATTAAGCTTCAGTTTCAGATTAGGAAAATTTTTGTTGGTTTTTTGGGGTGCCTTAGGAGTCATGTAGTTTTATTCGGGAAGAGTTCTGCAAGTATCCTGGTTGATTTAAGAGTCATCTATTAGTTGGCAGAATCAGGAATGGGTGCCGAAGCGGGTGTGGTGAGGTAGGGGAAGCGAATATTTTAGAGGCACTTTTAACTAGGAAATGTATAGGAAGTGTGGGTTCGACCTTCCTGAAAGATTCCAAAGCATATGGGTAACCCTAACTAGAAGATCACGGCTACTAAGATTCTTTTTGATGGTTGTATATATTGGGAAAACCTTGATTACAAATTCACAATGTATTTTATCTGATTAATGACCCGTTTTTATTTCTCGTGATGGATTCCATGATATTGTAAGTTAACCCCCTCAGCCCCCACACTTACATTTGCAAATATTGGTATCAAAATCTTGCTTAGTGTCTACAAAAGCATGGACTAACAAACAAAATATGTCAAGTGATTGATCAAATCAACAAAAACAAATCCATGAATCCATAGACACTTAAGCAAggttctattccaattaattcaTTAACCAACAAAGACAAGATGCTTTGCTCAAAAAATGAGAAGAATCCATAGACACTTAAGCAAggctctattccaattaattcaTTAACCAACAAAGACAAGATGCTTTGCTCAaaaaatgagaagaagaaaacccGCTCCTTGAAGAGTAACAAAGTGAAAGCTACGTATAATAAAACACAATAGAGAAAAAAGACAATAATTAACAATGTTATGCACACCCATATATAGAACACTGATACCATTCTAGTTGTACAAAACTTCCATTAACCTCTTCCTACCAAGATCCAACTCCATAACTTCAACCAAGACTCGCTTTCTTGAAAAGTCAAAACAAATCGATCTCTTTAAAGCCAAACTAGGATCAGATTCTTACTATTTGCATGACTAGCATCAGTTTGCATGCCAATGCATGTGTAGAAGGGAAAATATAATCAAAGGCTACAATTGATCATAATTTAATTACAAGAGTTCATCAAATTACATTAGCATATTACTTGACATATTCATGTCAGAATTGTAGTTTTGACCATAAAAATGCTTGATAGATAAGGTCAGGTAACTCAATTACACAACTATTCCAATTAGATTAATGTAATTGTTAATTGTTATAATAAAATTCATGTTAGAATTGTAGTTTGGAGATATGTTAGATCACATGGTCAAAGTCTATCGTAGTTCACATAGGACCCACAATCTTCCAAAAGGATTAAGTTTACACTGAAATATCAGTTTTCAGTGATCTAGGACTTGTTGAAAAGGTATTTTCGAGATTTGAAACTGATACTTCATGCTATGCTACCCAGACATTTGCATTTGACTCCAAAAACCCATGTAGGATTCGTATCCAAGTCGAATATGTATTAGACAAATGGATACGTATAAAGTTCTATCATTGCCACTTTTAAAGATTGCCGAAGAGTTGAACTCTTCCAACAATGGTTGTGGGCCACTTGTGGCCCTCTTTTTTCATGTTAGAagtgatttttttcctttttactaAATGTGCAAGGATGTAGATTTTCAAATAACCTTTtaaaatatcatttttcttATATTCTTAAGTTAATTGGAAAGTTTGAATGAGAAACATATCTATTGAAAGATCTtagcaaataatatcttcttaaaatttattttgatatttaaatatAGAAGATTAAAaagtacaaatatatatataatttagttaaaattataatttttcctACACATCCATGTATATCCCTCTTTCCTTCTTGCCGAGTCAAACACTTGGATACGCGTCCATATCTaaataaggctgcaaatggatcgGGTTGACCCGTGACCTGACCCGACCCACTTAGACCCGACCAACCCCAAATTGGAGGGCCTAcggggtcgggtcggatcctaaAGTTGAACCCGTTCTATTTTTTGGGTCAGATCTGGGTTTACTGAATCTcgacccgacccggacccgaccggATCCATTTTTTTGGATCAATTTTGAATCGTTTACCCaacgacccgatccgacccgacccaaaccCAAATTATCCGTTTAGGCCCGCAGGCCCACAGTCTACCGGTAAAAACTaagctaaaaatattttttattaaaaaatgcaCAAAAAATAGCAAAAGAAGGTGGGGGAGTGGTACAGTAGTACTTGCCCCCTAGATCACGCCTCCCCACTCCATATGGTGGCGGAGTGTCATGTCGCCCTTAATGATGACGGAACGGCTATAGATACGAGCATCCCCTCTCCCCCTTTTCATCCGAAATCGGGTGGCCTTCCCTGTTCTCACCagctttttctttgaattttttgGGCTGCAGGGCAGTGGAAATAGAAGGAGCCGCCGTGGTTGTTGCTGCTTCCCGAGGGCAACAGTTGATCGTCATATGACAGGTGGCAGAATGTCATGTTGTTCTTAATAATGATGGGACGGGCTATAGATACGGACGAACCCTCTCCCCTTCTCATGTGAAATTGGGTGGCCCTCCGTGATCTCACCACgaagtaaaaaataaataaataaataataatggcTTAGCTCTGTCGTTaactctttcttcttccacTCCCTTtttagcagcagcagcaaaaaAACCCTTCTTTGCTAACTCCATGCCTTGCATTCATTCATAAATTAAAGCAGCAagtccggacccgacccgaacccgacctGGACCCAAATTTTTTAGGTCAGGTTTGGGTTATGCAtgaatccgacccgacccgaatgacccATTAGATCAAAAATTATAGTCGTGGaaccgatccgacccgatcttcaatggGGTCAAgtctggatccaaaattagaacccgaacaagaaaccgggtcggatcggggtcactcaAGACCCGACCCgccccgacccatttgcacccctacatCTGAATCTTGTATCCATGTCCATGCAACAATAATCTCATGGCCCTCATCAAAATTTCAATAGTTTCCAGGTCAAAAAGATAGCCTAAAACTATAGTCTAATTTGTTGAAAATTTTCTAAAACTTTTTAATGCATAAATTTTGCAAGAAAATCGGATTTCAAGACCTTTGATTCATGCAAGAAT contains:
- the LOC103696764 gene encoding LOW QUALITY PROTEIN: pre-mRNA-processing protein 40C (The sequence of the model RefSeq protein was modified relative to this genomic sequence to represent the inferred CDS: inserted 2 bases in 2 codons; deleted 1 base in 1 codon; substituted 1 base at 1 genomic stop codon), producing the protein MSTPAWLAQEAQASTTPKSQGLESPVGGPATSPPVSVMASTTVVSSVGGPATTAITSVTSPPTTDSGPSMTVTVSTMTSVGQPPPRGVVVNANTPSQDPVRAKFATPQGYVIPAPSFSYSVFPRVNSSSGSAQQSSSAPGLRLTPPMPASALQPPVPGQFLGNRPSFSYNVVSNANANSATGQQFQLTTAANQVNLQGGRFAPPTTAGSLQPPVPGQSVRPGANVPGAITPSCPAPMRLPLAVPTGTSDAVAREDGTTITTSVDSQSAQLSATVPSSFSTASGINPNANSSGILMPSTPSFTGHPGMAGLVGTPGLPGIPNSATVSSTVTSQPAATNSSPLRPMVPSPVSLPPTSTPVPVQQNIQQQFYAPYPSVPGTIPPPQALWLHPPQAGGMQRAPFLPYSGVLPTPFHLPLHGMPPPAIPLPSIQPPGVSTVANHGPAATTVGSSQSGSNVGIESPSIGIDHEKQANDPHKDGESTKNEEADAWTAHKTESGVIYYYNSVTGESTYEKPSSFKGEPENVTARSTPVSWEKLAGTNWTLVTTNDGRKYYYDAKNKVSSWQVPAEILELRKAQESDTLKRNANQLHANELQNVADKGSAPISMSAPAVETGGRDSMALRTSGAPVSSSALDLVKKKLQDAGNSYHSSPAPTSGPAASDLSGSKAVETAAKEQQGTNNKDKVKDDGNMSDSSSDSDDEESGPSKEECIIQFKEMLKERGVAPFSKWDKELPKIVFDPRFKAVPSYSARKAIFEHYVRTRVEEERKEKGQLRRLQIDAFKQLLEEAQRSYALEIDHKTDYQTFKRKWGSDPRFXDLDRKERELLLNEKYGKGCXDKMQAIRMAAVTSFKSMLRDNKDITTTSRWSRVKDNLRNDPRYKAVKHEERVTXFNEYISELKAAEEEAERSARAKRDEQEKLKERERETRKRKEREEQEMERVRLKVRRKEAVASYQALLVETIKDPKASWTESKPKLEKDPQGRATNLDLGQGDAEKLFRDHVKDLYERCARDFRLLLSEVITAEAAAQTRDDGKTILSSWSEAKRLLKPDPRYLKMPTKDREYLWHRYVEDMMRKQKAASDPKEKPDADGRNRTSSDFSRRSPRRSHGRG